The following proteins are co-located in the Silene latifolia isolate original U9 population chromosome 1, ASM4854445v1, whole genome shotgun sequence genome:
- the LOC141648154 gene encoding uncharacterized protein LOC141648154, translating into MPSSQRGGDFTPVEEDSFGAYSWLFTNPWYQRPQRGDQFEEETFEPLSVDPIEVEYPPMANDTRTIRELRARNYDTQPLCIAYPPMGANANFELKGYFIHNLPKFHGHAGDDPNRHLSESHMMCEGAIPNGVTEDQFMSRAFPFSLQDASKDWLIYLQQGTIRTWKDMKAAFLEKYYPDSRHNHAKKAITSLEQDPSESLYEYWERFKKLVAQCPYHGLSGDDLLVNFCDGLTQQYQIMVNAATSGRVDNYSVAEPNEIIERLSTSTRNYGRGRESMTLNSIETPSSSNQKLEKTVGDLTKMVAQLLGNNQGGAQGSNVECKFCQGPHPVESCPIMEQQGIGHENVCAMDHGQYNSRNPNGGGYYKYDPNGNTYNIGSRDNPNLSWGEIPQEAFKIVNSIS; encoded by the coding sequence ATGCCTAGTTCCCAACGAGGTGGTGATTTCACTCCCGTTGAAGAAGACTCATTCGGAGCATACTCTTGGTTATTCACCAATCCGTGGTACCAAAGACCTCAAAGGGGAGACCAATTTGAAGAAGAAACCTTTGAACCACTTTCAGTTGATCCTATAGAAGTGGAATATCCTCCCATGGCGAATGATACAAGGACTATTAGGGAGCTCCGGGCAAGAAATTACGACACTCAACCTCTATGTATAGCCTACCCGCCCATGGGGGCTAATGCTAATTTTGAATTAAAAGGCTACTTCATCCACAACCTCCCAAAGTTCCATGGACATGCGGGGGATGACCCAAACCGCCATCTCTCCGAATCCCATATGATGTGCGAAGGTGCCATCCCCAATGGTGTCACGGAAGACCAATTTATGTCGCGAGCCTTCCCATTTTCACTACAAGATGCGTCAAAGGATTGGTTGATTTACCTTCAACAGGGTACAATTCGTACTTGGAAGGACATGAAAGCGGCATTTCTTGAAAAATACTACCCCGATTCAAGACATAACCATGCCAAGAAAGCCATCACTTCTCTGgaacaagatccaagtgaaaGCTTGTACGAGTATTGGGAAAGGTTCAAGAAGTTGGTTGCCCAATGTCCCTACCATGGACTAAGTGGTGATGATCTTTTGGTTAACTTTTGTGATGGTCTTACTCAACAATACCAAATTATGGTGAATGCCGCTACGAGTGGTAGGGTTGACAACTACTCTGTGGCGGAGCCAAATgagattatagagaggttgtccaCGAGCACAAGAAACTATGGGAGAGGCCGGGAGTCAATGACTCTTAACTCCATTGAGACACCTTCTTCTTCCAACCAAAAGCTTGAGAAAACCGTGGGTGATCTCACAAAAATGGTAGCTCAACTACTGGGAAACAATCAAGGAGGAGCACAAGGATCTAATGTGGAGTGCAAATTTTGTCAAGGTCCACACCCGGTTGAGTCTTGTCCCATAATGGAACAACAAGGGATAGGCCATGAAAATGTGTGTGCAATGGATCATGGTCAATATAACTCTAGGAACCCCAATGGGGGAGGGTATTACAAATATGACCCAAATGGCAACACGTATAATATCGGGTCAAGGGACAACCCCAACCTTAGTTGGGGGGAGATACCTCAGGAAGCTTTCAAAATAGTCAATTCAATCTCTTAA